A stretch of the Oenococcus sp. UCMA 16435 genome encodes the following:
- a CDS encoding winged helix-turn-helix transcriptional regulator, whose protein sequence is MNNNTLSTDEMKIWWMWKSSFENIFGKIAKDTAKQTGLSENDFGILDRLINHGQGELRQQKLVDLMGWTKSRLSHYLMRMERRGLIQRKSLDHGNGINVVITSFGKKELDNLRPVLAKEIRKHFLDKLTKQDIDSITKLAKKTEDDLHDK, encoded by the coding sequence TTGAATAACAATACGTTAAGTACAGATGAAATGAAAATATGGTGGATGTGGAAAAGCTCTTTTGAAAATATTTTTGGAAAAATTGCCAAGGACACAGCTAAACAGACTGGATTATCGGAAAATGATTTCGGAATATTAGATCGATTAATTAATCATGGACAAGGTGAGCTCCGGCAACAAAAATTAGTTGATTTGATGGGTTGGACAAAGAGCCGCCTATCTCACTATTTAATGCGTATGGAGCGACGTGGACTTATTCAAAGAAAATCATTGGATCATGGTAATGGCATCAATGTTGTTATTACATCTTTTGGAAAAAAAGAATTGGATAATCTTCGTCCAGTCCTCGCAAAGGAAATTCGGAAACATTTTCTAGATAAATTAACTAAGCAAGATATTGACTCAATCACTAAATTAGCGAAAAAAACGGAAGATGATCTTCATGACAAATAA
- a CDS encoding SDR family oxidoreductase, whose amino-acid sequence MQERKIALITGANKGIGLQIAKDLVDRGLTVFIGSRNLERGKLAAQSIGGNATAIQLDVTDQESVNAAAKQIQDEVNHLDVLVNNAGILFPNKPNLLPEEISAIARIATASLNDIRTVYETNVFGVIAVTQAMLPLLRKSSAARVVNVSSAGGSLTLNSDSKSTLRPMYSVVYSPSKTALNAITLAFAIELESTNIKVNAVSPGFTATDFNHFSGTRTVQQAAREPVRLALLDEDGPTGTFSDENGQVPW is encoded by the coding sequence ATGCAAGAAAGAAAGATTGCTCTCATTACAGGAGCCAATAAAGGAATCGGTCTACAAATTGCAAAAGACCTTGTGGATCGCGGTTTGACTGTTTTTATCGGTTCACGTAATCTTGAACGAGGAAAATTAGCAGCACAGAGCATCGGGGGAAATGCCACTGCTATTCAATTAGATGTTACTGACCAAGAATCAGTTAATGCTGCTGCAAAACAAATTCAGGATGAGGTTAATCATCTGGATGTTCTTGTTAACAATGCCGGTATATTGTTTCCTAATAAACCAAACTTATTGCCAGAAGAAATTTCAGCAATAGCTCGCATAGCCACCGCATCTCTTAATGATATCCGTACGGTCTATGAAACTAATGTCTTTGGTGTCATCGCGGTCACACAAGCAATGCTGCCACTTCTCCGTAAATCCTCAGCAGCACGGGTAGTAAATGTATCGAGTGCTGGCGGTTCGTTGACATTGAACTCGGATTCAAAGAGCACACTTCGACCAATGTACAGTGTTGTTTACAGTCCCTCAAAAACCGCACTTAATGCCATTACGCTTGCCTTCGCTATAGAACTGGAATCAACAAATATCAAAGTTAATGCAGTATCGCCAGGATTTACTGCCACTGATTTTAATCATTTCTCAGGTACGCGTACTGTACAACAAGCAGCGCGTGAGCCTGTCCGCTTAGCTCTTCTTGATGAAGACGGTCCGACCGGAACGTTTTCAGACGAAAATGGGCAAGTTCCGTGGTGA
- a CDS encoding AAA family ATPase: protein MKNKRLIFIGGPMGVGKTTLGQYLVEHKLDNAVFLDGDWCWYMNPWNFNDENKKMVVKNIQYLLNSFIANSQLENIVFVWVMHQQEIIDEILRGLKGDYDFYSFSLIPSESELKKRFIKDVKLGIREQSALDGTIVRIPMYQSVHSFKINVTSTEYPENAQKILKVINKTK from the coding sequence ATGAAAAATAAACGCTTGATTTTCATTGGTGGTCCGATGGGTGTTGGTAAAACAACCCTTGGACAATACTTGGTTGAACATAAATTAGACAATGCTGTTTTTTTAGATGGTGATTGGTGCTGGTATATGAATCCTTGGAATTTTAATGACGAAAATAAGAAAATGGTCGTTAAAAACATTCAGTATCTTTTAAATTCCTTCATAGCTAACAGCCAGTTGGAAAACATTGTCTTTGTTTGGGTCATGCATCAACAAGAAATCATCGATGAAATTTTAAGAGGGCTTAAGGGCGATTATGATTTTTATTCTTTTTCTTTAATTCCATCAGAATCCGAGTTAAAGAAACGATTTATCAAGGACGTCAAACTTGGTATCAGAGAACAATCAGCCCTTGATGGGACGATTGTCAGGATTCCAATGTATCAATCCGTGCATTCTTTTAAAATCAATGTAACAAGTACGGAATACCCGGAAAATGCCCAAAAAATTCTTAAAGTTATTAATAAAACTAAATGA